The following coding sequences lie in one Benincasa hispida cultivar B227 chromosome 6, ASM972705v1, whole genome shotgun sequence genomic window:
- the LOC120079894 gene encoding NADP-dependent glyceraldehyde-3-phosphate dehydrogenase isoform X2, whose amino-acid sequence MAGNGVFAEILDGEVYKYYSEGEWKKSSSGKSVAIINPTTRKTQYRVQACNQEEVNKVMEIAKTAQKSWAKTPLWKRAELLHKAAAILKEHKAPIAECLVKEIAKPAKDAVTEVVRSGDLVSYCAEEGVRILGEGKFLVSDSFPGNERTKYCLTSKIPLGVILAIPPFNYPVNLAVSKIAPALIAGNSIVLKPPTQGAVSALHMVHCFHLAGFPKGLISCVTGKGSEIGDFLTMHPGVDCISFTGGDTGIAISKKAGMIPLQMELGGKDACIVLQDADLDLVAANIIKGGFSYSGQRCTAVKVVLVMESVADALVEKVKARVAKLTVGAPEDDSDITPVVTESSANFIEGLVMDAKEKGATFCQEYRREGNLIWPLLLDNVRPDMRIAWEEPFGPVLPVIRISSIEEGIHHCNASNFGLQGCVFTKDINKAILISDAMETGTVQINSAPARGPDHFPFQGIKDSGIGSQGVTNSINMMTKVKTTVINLPTPSYTMG is encoded by the exons ATGGCGGGTAATGGGGTTTTTGCAGAGATTCTCGATGGTGAAGTCTACAAATACTATTCCGAGGGTGAATGGAAGAAATCCTCCTCGGGGAAATCCGTCGCCATTATCAACCCCACTACAAGGAAGACTCAGTACAGAGTTCAAG CTTGTAACCAAGAGGAGGTTAATAAAGTGATGGAAATAGCCAAAACTGCTCAGAAATCATGGGCAAAGACTCCATTGTGGAAGAGAGCAGAGCTACTACACAAAGCTGCTGCAATTTTGAAAGAACACAAAGCCCCCATTGCTGAATGTTTGGTGAAGGAAATTGCAAAACCAGCCAAAGATGCAGTGACTGAG GTTGTGAGGTCTGGGGATCTTGTTTCATATTGTGCTGAAGAAGGTGTTAGGATCTTGGGTGAGGGGAAGTTCTTGGTTTCCGACAGTTTCCCTGGAAATGAAAGGACCAAATATTGCCTTACTTCCAAG ATCCCTCTTGGTGTGATTTTAGCCATTCCTCCATTCAACTATCCTGTCAATTTGGCTGTTTCAAAAATTGCCCCCGCTTTGATTGCTGGAAATTCTATCGTCCTCAAGCCTCCAACTCAG GGCGCAGTTTCTGCTCTCCACATGGTACATTGCTTCCACCTAGCTGGTTTTCCAAAAGGCCTTATTAGTTGTGTCACTGGAAAAGGTTCCGAGATAGGTGATTTCCTCACGATGCATCCAGGTGTCGACTGTATAAG CTTTACTGGTGGGGATACCGGTATTGCAATTTCAAAGAAAGCAGGCATGATACCTCTTCAGATGGAACTGGGAGGCAAAGACGCCTGCATTGTGCTCCAGGATGCAGATCTCGATTTAGTTGCTGCTAACATTATAAAGGGAGGCTTTTCTTACAG TGGCCAAAGGTGTACTGCCGTAAAAGTTGTTTTGGTAATGGAGTCCGTCGCAGATGCTTTAGTCGAGAAAGTAAAGGCACGGGTGGCTAAATTAACTGTTGGTGCCCCTGAAGATGACTCAGATATTACTCCAGTCGTGACCGAATCCTCGGCGAATTTTATTGAAGGGTTGGTAATGGATGCAAAGGAAAAGGGAGCAACATTTTGCCAAGAGTACAGAAGAGAGGGCAACCTGATTTGGCCCTTGTTATTAGATAATGTTAGGCCTGATATGAGGATTGCATGGGAGGAACCTTTTGGTCCAGTTTTGCCAGTCATTAGGATCAGTTCTATTGAAGAAGGAATCCACCATTGTAATGCTAGCAACTTTGGACTTCAG GGATGTGTCTTCACAAAGGACATTAACAAGGCGATATTGATAAGCGACGCAATGGAAACTGGAACAGTTCAAATCAACTCTGCACCTGCTCGAGGACCTGATCATTTCCCATTCCAG GGAATCAAGGACAGTGGAATTGGTTCTCAAGGTGTTACCAACAGCATCAACATGATGACCAAAGTGAAGACAACAGTTATCAACTTGCCAACACCTTCGTACACCATGGGTTAG
- the LOC120079458 gene encoding uncharacterized protein LOC120079458 isoform X2 — MADPSIFRTLLAQLCLCIAFYLSLNMGYPKNYDFLKIWDQNPLDFYFISVWGGLRSVKEEILLLKQMEKMAKVSHAKFVLHIREPGENDRLMQNGSWYFSSLKVPWHSIQGSRQNGDYFIERIKLQYRQTLDVIAIDTGLLQESVATGSASDTVNGHLLWLKRTLQASNSNWRIVVGFHPLVTCENNTRSLETMHLFESIHQIFVENRNAYLSRRGCTHNVRIDSIAYIGVPGPIQTKHFPSQRSSFSEFLLQRVSSLETVFYYVNTAGEVVHKTELQQKGREVI; from the exons ATGGCAGACCCATCGATTTTTCGAACTCTCCTTGCTCAGCTCTGTCTCTGCATTGCTTTCTACTTATCTCTCAACATGGGTTATCCTAAAAACTACGATTTCTTGAAGATTTGGGATCAAAATCCTCTTGATTTCTACTTTATTTCCGTCTGGGGAGGCTTACGATCTGTAAAAGAAGAGATCCTTCTTCTCAAACAG atggagaagatGGCCAAGGTTTCTCATGCAAAGTTCGTCTTGCACATCCGTGAACCAGGGGAAAACGATCGCCTAATGCAGAAT GGTTCGTGGTACTTCTCATCCCTGAAAGTTCCATG GCACAGCATACAAGGGTCAAGACAAAATGGAGATTACTTTATTGAGCGAATCAAGTTACAATATCGGCAAACATTAGACGTCATTGCCATAGATACCGGACTATTGCAG GAGTCCGTTGCAACGGGATCAGCAAGTGACACGGTGAACGGTCATTTACTATGGCTGAAAAGGACTCTGCAAGCATCAAACAGTAACTG GCGTATAGTTGTTGGGTTTCACCCATTGGTAACTTGTGAAAACAATACTCGATCGCTGGAGACAATGCATCTGTTCGAGTCAATCCATCAAATCTTTGTTGAAAATAGG AATGCATACCTTAGTAGGCGTGGTTGCACTCACAATGTTCGTATCGATAGCATAGCTTACATTGGAGTTCCCGGTCCTATTCAGACAAAACACTTCCCATCTCAAAGATCCTCCTTCAGTGA ATTCTTACTTCAGCGTGTCAGCTCACTAGAGACG GTGTTTTACTATGTAAACACAGCAGGAGAAGTTGTTCATAAAACTGAACTCCAGCAAAAGGGTAGAGAAGTCATATGA
- the LOC120079458 gene encoding uncharacterized protein LOC120079458 isoform X1 — MADPSIFRTLLAQLCLCIAFYLSLNMGYPKNYDFLKIWDQNPLDFYFISVWGGLRSVKEEILLLKQMEKMAKVSHAKFVLHIREPGENDRLMQNGSWYFSSLKVPWHSIQGSRQNGDYFIERIKLQYRQTLDVIAIDTGLLQESVATGSASDTVNGHLLWLKRTLQASNSNWRIVVGFHPLVTCENNTRSLETMHLFESIHQIFVENRVNAYLSRRGCTHNVRIDSIAYIGVPGPIQTKHFPSQRSSFSEFLLQRVSSLETVFYYVNTAGEVVHKTELQQKGREVI, encoded by the exons ATGGCAGACCCATCGATTTTTCGAACTCTCCTTGCTCAGCTCTGTCTCTGCATTGCTTTCTACTTATCTCTCAACATGGGTTATCCTAAAAACTACGATTTCTTGAAGATTTGGGATCAAAATCCTCTTGATTTCTACTTTATTTCCGTCTGGGGAGGCTTACGATCTGTAAAAGAAGAGATCCTTCTTCTCAAACAG atggagaagatGGCCAAGGTTTCTCATGCAAAGTTCGTCTTGCACATCCGTGAACCAGGGGAAAACGATCGCCTAATGCAGAAT GGTTCGTGGTACTTCTCATCCCTGAAAGTTCCATG GCACAGCATACAAGGGTCAAGACAAAATGGAGATTACTTTATTGAGCGAATCAAGTTACAATATCGGCAAACATTAGACGTCATTGCCATAGATACCGGACTATTGCAG GAGTCCGTTGCAACGGGATCAGCAAGTGACACGGTGAACGGTCATTTACTATGGCTGAAAAGGACTCTGCAAGCATCAAACAGTAACTG GCGTATAGTTGTTGGGTTTCACCCATTGGTAACTTGTGAAAACAATACTCGATCGCTGGAGACAATGCATCTGTTCGAGTCAATCCATCAAATCTTTGTTGAAAATAGGGTG AATGCATACCTTAGTAGGCGTGGTTGCACTCACAATGTTCGTATCGATAGCATAGCTTACATTGGAGTTCCCGGTCCTATTCAGACAAAACACTTCCCATCTCAAAGATCCTCCTTCAGTGA ATTCTTACTTCAGCGTGTCAGCTCACTAGAGACG GTGTTTTACTATGTAAACACAGCAGGAGAAGTTGTTCATAAAACTGAACTCCAGCAAAAGGGTAGAGAAGTCATATGA
- the LOC120079894 gene encoding NADP-dependent glyceraldehyde-3-phosphate dehydrogenase isoform X1 — translation MAGNGVFAEILDGEVYKYYSEGEWKKSSSGKSVAIINPTTRKTQYRVQACNQEEVNKVMEIAKTAQKSWAKTPLWKRAELLHKAAAILKEHKAPIAECLVKEIAKPAKDAVTEVVRSGDLVSYCAEEGVRILGEGKFLVSDSFPGNERTKYCLTSKIPLGVILAIPPFNYPVNLAVSKIAPALIAGNSIVLKPPTQGAVSALHMVHCFHLAGFPKGLISCVTGKGSEIGDFLTMHPGVDCISFTGGDTGIAISKKAGMIPLQMELGGKDACIVLQDADLDLVAANIIKGGFSYSGQRCTAVKVVLVMESVADALVEKVKARVAKLTVGAPEDDSDITPVVTESSANFIEGLVMDAKEKGATFCQEYRREGNLIWPLLLDNVRPDMRIAWEEPFGPVLPVIRISSIEEGIHHCNASNFGLQGCVFTKDINKAILISDAMETGTVQINSAPARGPDHFPFQGIKDSGIGSQGVTNSINMMTKVKTTVINLPTPSYTMGTKSISKRGLGSKL, via the exons ATGGCGGGTAATGGGGTTTTTGCAGAGATTCTCGATGGTGAAGTCTACAAATACTATTCCGAGGGTGAATGGAAGAAATCCTCCTCGGGGAAATCCGTCGCCATTATCAACCCCACTACAAGGAAGACTCAGTACAGAGTTCAAG CTTGTAACCAAGAGGAGGTTAATAAAGTGATGGAAATAGCCAAAACTGCTCAGAAATCATGGGCAAAGACTCCATTGTGGAAGAGAGCAGAGCTACTACACAAAGCTGCTGCAATTTTGAAAGAACACAAAGCCCCCATTGCTGAATGTTTGGTGAAGGAAATTGCAAAACCAGCCAAAGATGCAGTGACTGAG GTTGTGAGGTCTGGGGATCTTGTTTCATATTGTGCTGAAGAAGGTGTTAGGATCTTGGGTGAGGGGAAGTTCTTGGTTTCCGACAGTTTCCCTGGAAATGAAAGGACCAAATATTGCCTTACTTCCAAG ATCCCTCTTGGTGTGATTTTAGCCATTCCTCCATTCAACTATCCTGTCAATTTGGCTGTTTCAAAAATTGCCCCCGCTTTGATTGCTGGAAATTCTATCGTCCTCAAGCCTCCAACTCAG GGCGCAGTTTCTGCTCTCCACATGGTACATTGCTTCCACCTAGCTGGTTTTCCAAAAGGCCTTATTAGTTGTGTCACTGGAAAAGGTTCCGAGATAGGTGATTTCCTCACGATGCATCCAGGTGTCGACTGTATAAG CTTTACTGGTGGGGATACCGGTATTGCAATTTCAAAGAAAGCAGGCATGATACCTCTTCAGATGGAACTGGGAGGCAAAGACGCCTGCATTGTGCTCCAGGATGCAGATCTCGATTTAGTTGCTGCTAACATTATAAAGGGAGGCTTTTCTTACAG TGGCCAAAGGTGTACTGCCGTAAAAGTTGTTTTGGTAATGGAGTCCGTCGCAGATGCTTTAGTCGAGAAAGTAAAGGCACGGGTGGCTAAATTAACTGTTGGTGCCCCTGAAGATGACTCAGATATTACTCCAGTCGTGACCGAATCCTCGGCGAATTTTATTGAAGGGTTGGTAATGGATGCAAAGGAAAAGGGAGCAACATTTTGCCAAGAGTACAGAAGAGAGGGCAACCTGATTTGGCCCTTGTTATTAGATAATGTTAGGCCTGATATGAGGATTGCATGGGAGGAACCTTTTGGTCCAGTTTTGCCAGTCATTAGGATCAGTTCTATTGAAGAAGGAATCCACCATTGTAATGCTAGCAACTTTGGACTTCAG GGATGTGTCTTCACAAAGGACATTAACAAGGCGATATTGATAAGCGACGCAATGGAAACTGGAACAGTTCAAATCAACTCTGCACCTGCTCGAGGACCTGATCATTTCCCATTCCAG GGAATCAAGGACAGTGGAATTGGTTCTCAAGGTGTTACCAACAGCATCAACATGATGACCAAAGTGAAGACAACAGTTATCAACTTGCCAACACCTTCGTACACCATGG